A region of the Halosolutus amylolyticus genome:
CACGTCTTCGATCGGGACGGCGAGATCGGTCAGTACGCGGGTATCGCCGCGATGAGGGGGAACGCCTACCGGCCGGTTCCGCTGCCGCTGGTGCCCGAACACCACGTCAGGACGGGCGGTCGGCTGGCTCGCGGCGTGACGCTCGCGATCGTGACGGACGACGGTATCGCATACGAACGAGCCTGAGGCGGCCGTTTACGGGTGCTCCGGGAGGCGAGTGATCGGATCGACGAGTTAGGGCGCGCCCATCAGCACGAACCGGCTCTCGACGTCGCCGTTGTGGATCTGGTGGGTCGCGTCCGGCGGGATCCGGATCGCGTCGCCCTCGCGCATCTCGACCGATTCGTCTTCGACGGTGACGGTCGCCTCGCCCTCCATCAACAGGTAGACCTCTTCGTGGGCTTCCGCCTCGTGGTCGTGTTCTTTGCCTTCCCAGCCGGGCTCGCACTCGACGACGGTCACGCCCATGTTCTCGCAGTTCAGTTCGTCGCGGAGGAAGTGCATGCCGTGCCGGTCGTCGACGTCCCGGTAGTTCGTCTTCGTGTAGTCGGCCATC
Encoded here:
- a CDS encoding cupin domain-containing protein → MADYTKTNYRDVDDRHGMHFLRDELNCENMGVTVVECEPGWEGKEHDHEAEAHEEVYLLMEGEATVTVEDESVEMREGDAIRIPPDATHQIHNGDVESRFVLMGAP